CTGCAAAGAAGATCGAGTACGGCCAGGAGGCGCGGGGCGCACTGCTCAAGGGCGTCGACACCCTGGCCAACGCCGTCAAGGCCACCCTCGGCCCCAAGGGCCGCAACGTCATCATCGAGAAGAGCTGGGGCAGCCCCACCGTCACCAAGGACGGTGTGACCGTCGCCAAGGAGATCGAGCTCAAGGACAAGTTCCAGAACATGGGCGCCCAGATGGTGCGTGAGGTCGCCTCCAAGACCTCGGACGTGGCGGGTGACGGCACCACCACCGCCACCGTGCTGGCCCAGGCGCTGTTTCGGGAAGGGTCTCGCCTGGTGGCCGCCGGCCACGACCCCATGGACATCAAGCGGGGCATCGAGGCCGCGGTGGAGAAGTGCGTGGGCAAACTCAAGGACCTCTCCAAGCCGGTGAAGGACCGCAAGGAGATCGCCCAGGTCGGCACCATCTCCGCCAACAACGACCCCACCATCGGCGACATCATCGCCGAGGCCATGGACAAGGTCGGCAAGGAAGGCGTCATCACGGTCGAGGAAGCCAAGAGCATGGAGACCACCCTGGAGGTGGTCGAGGGGATGCAGTTCGACCGCGGGTACATCAGCCCTTACTTCGTGACCAACGCCGAGCGGATGGAGGCCGAGCTCAAGGAGGCCTACGTCCTCATCAACGACGGCAAGATCAGCAGCATGAAGTCGCTGCTGCCCATCCTCGAGAAGATCGCCAACACCGGCAAGCCCTTCGTCATCATCTCCGAGGACCTGGAGGGCGAGGCCCTGGCCACCCTGGTGGTCAACAAGCTGCGCGGCACGCTCAACTGCGCCGCGGTCAAGGCGCCGGGCTTCGGCGACCGCCGCAAGGCCATGCTCCAGGACATCGCCATCCTCACCGGCGGCCAGGTCATCAGCGAAGAGGTGGGCCTGAAGCTCGAGAACGTGACCCTGGGTGACCTGGGCAAGGCCAAGACCATCCGGATCGACAAGGACAACACCACCATCATCGACGGGGCCGGCAGCCAGCAGGCCATCCAGGACCGGGTCAAGCAGATCCGGGCCCAGATCGAGGAGACCACCTCCGACTACGACCGCGAGAAGCTCCAGGAGCGCCTGGCGAAGCTCGTGGGCGGCGTGGCGGTGATCAATGTGGGCGCGGCCACCGAGGCCGAGATGAAGGAGAAGAAGGCCCGGGTGGAGGATGCGCTCCACGCGACCCGCGCGGCGGTGGAAGAGGGCATCGTCCCCGGCGGCGGGGTGGCCTTCATGCGCTGCATCCCGGTGCTCGACAAGCTCAAGCTCGCCGAGAGCCAGATGGTGGGCGTGCGGATCGTCAAGCGCGCCCTCGAGGAGCCCCTTCGCCAGATCGTGGTCAACGCGGGCGCCGAGCCGTCCGTGGTGGCCAACGAGGTGAGGGGCCGCAAGGAGGCCGAGGGCTTCGACGCCTACAAGGAAGAGTACGTCAACATGATCGAGGCCGGCATCATCGACCCCACCAAGGTGGCCCGCTCGGCGCTGCAGAACGCGGCCAGCGTGGCGGGGCTGCTGCTCACCACCGAGGCCATGATCGCCGAGCTGCCCAAGGAAGAGAAGGGCGGCGGCATGCCCGGCGGCGGCATGGGCGGCATGGGCGGCATGGGCGACATGGACATGTAGCCGTTTCCATACCCGGAAGCAGGCGAAGGGCCCGCGGGATTCCCGCGGGCCCTTCGTACGTGTACGGGTGCGGTGAGCCCGGTCGCGGGAGTCCTTCGAGGAGCTCAAGTTCACGGGCCCCGCGGCCGAAAACGTGAGCGCTCGCTTCCGGCTGACCTCCGGCCCGCCTTCCCCGAGGAGTCCCGCTTGTCCCAGAGCCTCCTGCAAGCGGTCGTCGACAACACCGACAACGCCATCCTGGTGCTCGACGCCGGCCGGCGGGTCGCCTTCTACAACCGCCTCTTCTCCCGCCTCTGGGGGTTTTCCCCGGAGTTTCTCGACACGGGCCCCACCATCGACGAACTGCTTCGCGACGCGTGCGCCCGGGGGCTCTACCCGCCCGACCAGGCAGACGAGCTGATCCGGCGCCG
This genomic interval from Thermodesulfobacteriota bacterium contains the following:
- the groL gene encoding chaperonin GroEL (60 kDa chaperone family; promotes refolding of misfolded polypeptides especially under stressful conditions; forms two stacked rings of heptamers to form a barrel-shaped 14mer; ends can be capped by GroES; misfolded proteins enter the barrel where they are refolded when GroES binds), with the translated sequence AKKIEYGQEARGALLKGVDTLANAVKATLGPKGRNVIIEKSWGSPTVTKDGVTVAKEIELKDKFQNMGAQMVREVASKTSDVAGDGTTTATVLAQALFREGSRLVAAGHDPMDIKRGIEAAVEKCVGKLKDLSKPVKDRKEIAQVGTISANNDPTIGDIIAEAMDKVGKEGVITVEEAKSMETTLEVVEGMQFDRGYISPYFVTNAERMEAELKEAYVLINDGKISSMKSLLPILEKIANTGKPFVIISEDLEGEALATLVVNKLRGTLNCAAVKAPGFGDRRKAMLQDIAILTGGQVISEEVGLKLENVTLGDLGKAKTIRIDKDNTTIIDGAGSQQAIQDRVKQIRAQIEETTSDYDREKLQERLAKLVGGVAVINVGAATEAEMKEKKARVEDALHATRAAVEEGIVPGGGVAFMRCIPVLDKLKLAESQMVGVRIVKRALEEPLRQIVVNAGAEPSVVANEVRGRKEAEGFDAYKEEYVNMIEAGIIDPTKVARSALQNAASVAGLLLTTEAMIAELPKEEKGGGMPGGGMGGMGGMGDMDM